A genome region from Tolypothrix sp. PCC 7712 includes the following:
- the clpS gene encoding ATP-dependent Clp protease adapter ClpS produces MSVETIEKRSTTRKLAPQYRVLLHNDDYNSMEYVVQVLMTTVPSITQPQAISIMMEAHTNGLALVITCAQEHAEFYCETLKSHGLSSTIEPDE; encoded by the coding sequence GTGTCAGTCGAAACCATTGAGAAGCGTTCCACAACCCGCAAGCTCGCGCCTCAGTATCGCGTTTTGCTCCATAATGACGACTACAACTCTATGGAGTACGTGGTACAGGTACTAATGACCACAGTGCCGAGCATCACCCAGCCCCAGGCTATTAGCATTATGATGGAAGCCCATACTAACGGGCTAGCTTTAGTGATTACTTGCGCTCAGGAACATGCTGAGTTCTACTGTGAAACTTTGAAAAGTCACGGTTTGAGTAGCACTATTGAACCTGATGAATAA
- a CDS encoding CPBP family intramembrane glutamic endopeptidase, whose amino-acid sequence MKINLLDLAQRPAPIRLGCFILALLLLWLPVAAPIYLLVDDSNLESILTMVLLYVEFILLLRLWGKYVDQEPQILRHYGLEISRQNGVDWLRGLAIGLITVLIVFGLQGAFGWLVWQQPQVFLLKIVLEGLIVGFAVGFAEELLFRGWLLNELERNYNPNISLWIDAIVFAGLHFIKPLAAIIHTLPQFPALVLLGLTQVWGKRWRRGRLGLPIGLHGGLVWGYYIINIGRLIKYSGQVPDWVTGVNNNPLQGAMGVLFMTILALWMRGKTTNLLSPNSVNTR is encoded by the coding sequence ATGAAAATTAACCTGCTCGATTTAGCTCAACGCCCTGCCCCTATAAGGCTGGGTTGTTTTATTTTGGCTTTGTTATTGCTATGGTTGCCTGTTGCTGCACCAATATACTTACTAGTGGATGATTCTAATTTAGAAAGTATATTAACAATGGTACTGCTATATGTAGAATTTATTTTGCTACTGCGGTTATGGGGTAAGTATGTTGATCAAGAACCTCAAATACTACGGCATTATGGCTTAGAAATTTCTCGTCAGAACGGTGTAGATTGGCTGCGTGGTTTGGCGATTGGATTAATTACTGTATTGATAGTATTTGGATTGCAAGGTGCTTTTGGTTGGTTAGTGTGGCAACAACCGCAAGTTTTTTTATTAAAAATTGTTTTAGAAGGTTTAATTGTTGGTTTCGCTGTAGGTTTTGCTGAGGAATTATTATTCCGAGGTTGGTTGTTGAATGAATTGGAACGTAATTACAACCCAAATATTTCTTTATGGATAGATGCAATTGTATTTGCTGGATTACACTTTATTAAGCCTTTAGCAGCAATTATTCATACACTGCCGCAATTTCCAGCTTTAGTATTATTAGGATTAACGCAGGTATGGGGCAAGCGCTGGCGTAGAGGCAGACTTGGTTTACCAATTGGGTTACATGGTGGTTTAGTTTGGGGCTATTACATTATTAATATTGGGAGATTAATCAAATATTCTGGGCAAGTTCCTGATTGGGTTACAGGTGTGAATAATAATCCTTTACAAGGTGCAATGGGTGTTTTATTTATGACTATATTAGCTTTGTGGATGCGAGGAAAAACCACAAATTTGCTTTCACCAAATAGTGTGAACACTAGATAG
- a CDS encoding type II toxin-antitoxin system VapC family toxin, whose amino-acid sequence MDQLPTGGYLMLRAVADTHTVIWYIFGDSRLSTTAKDMIEQIVSDGDQIAFASITLAEIVYLSEKGRISALTLGTLACSC is encoded by the coding sequence ATGGATCAACTTCCCACGGGAGGATATTTAATGCTGCGTGCTGTAGCTGATACCCATACAGTCATTTGGTACATTTTTGGCGATTCCCGGCTATCGACAACAGCAAAAGATATGATCGAGCAAATAGTATCTGATGGCGATCAAATTGCATTTGCTTCGATTACCTTAGCCGAGATTGTTTATTTAAGCGAGAAAGGACGCATTTCTGCACTAACGTTGGGAACGTTGGCTTGCAGCTGTTGA
- a CDS encoding pentapeptide repeat-containing protein, whose translation MNIEAIKLGTLKQLPGANLEDEELSQLDLSRINLAGATLVGANFTGSKFEGGHLEGANLMGANLQATDLRANLMGANLMQADLTGADLRGSNLRGANFMGATLSDVSLTGAFLSGANLMNVNLQGVDLRSADLRGANLTGANLKGADLTRADLQGALLSEANLEEADLRGANLAGANFTGANLLCAELEGANLNGVNLDRACVVGTVVERV comes from the coding sequence ATGAATATTGAAGCTATTAAATTAGGAACTCTTAAACAACTCCCAGGAGCAAATTTAGAAGACGAGGAACTCTCTCAACTTGATTTAAGCCGCATCAATCTTGCAGGTGCTACCCTTGTAGGTGCCAATTTCACTGGTTCCAAATTTGAAGGTGGACATTTAGAAGGCGCAAATTTGATGGGAGCCAACCTCCAAGCCACCGACTTACGGGCAAACCTCATGGGAGCAAATTTGATGCAAGCAGATTTAACTGGTGCTGACTTGCGTGGTAGCAATTTGCGCGGTGCTAACTTTATGGGTGCGACACTCAGTGATGTGTCATTGACAGGTGCTTTTTTGAGTGGCGCTAATTTGATGAACGTCAATTTACAAGGCGTTGATTTACGCAGTGCTGACTTGCGCGGTGCTAACCTCACAGGAGCAAATCTCAAAGGTGCAGACTTAACCCGTGCTGATTTGCAAGGGGCGTTGTTAAGCGAAGCCAATCTCGAAGAAGCCGATTTGCGTGGAGCGAACTTAGCTGGAGCTAATTTTACTGGCGCAAATTTATTATGTGCTGAGTTAGAAGGTGCGAATTTAAACGGTGTGAATTTAGATAGGGCTTGCGTAGTAGGAACAGTTGTGGAGAGAGTTTAA
- a CDS encoding DICT sensory domain-containing protein, with translation MLEGSILQQLESNHRRSVRPIRFGVYYKNTLVALCHALEDHILKDDGQPLVITAFQRGKWYLQEAERYADIAQKSGQIVIMAASDAGFAEHSTSKLPNVDLVALDPTDPVAQEWHLIILSPNYTAMVICQELSEADYGSGGLPASDLERKFYGLWTFEPELVRETAELAIAHIKPLNPELADKLTAYKDAIKPSLVTPEDLSAVVSLVVDYLQTGQENLPVPTALRQQVLDNNLVSNEIQAFLRMAQLIDLADINNPMAAAEVVALSETVGQLLNLPAWQIKRLRLAALLHRIDPLQKAESVLVPGSSRRYHEEDSNRPLSCPLVPGAQVLRTMPRLRAVAQIITHQTEWWDGSGEPAGLAGDEIPLESRILALVADFQWRVNQKKSPQISREEIFTQALDECKQQSTRFDPKLVDTLALLVMGLQQGLDLPLIETKVSAGMWLIDSRWDSHSKSSEEIGSYPQ, from the coding sequence ATGTTAGAAGGCTCCATACTCCAACAATTAGAAAGTAATCATCGCCGTAGTGTTAGACCAATTCGCTTCGGAGTGTATTACAAAAATACCCTAGTTGCCTTGTGTCATGCCTTGGAAGACCATATTCTCAAAGATGATGGTCAGCCCTTAGTGATTACTGCCTTCCAACGAGGTAAATGGTATCTCCAAGAAGCAGAAAGATACGCAGACATCGCTCAAAAAAGCGGCCAAATTGTGATTATGGCTGCCTCCGATGCTGGTTTTGCGGAACATTCTACCAGCAAACTACCGAATGTAGACTTAGTAGCTTTAGATCCCACCGACCCTGTAGCTCAAGAGTGGCACTTAATTATTCTCTCGCCTAATTACACAGCAATGGTAATTTGTCAAGAATTATCAGAAGCTGATTATGGCAGTGGTGGGCTACCCGCATCAGACTTAGAGCGTAAATTTTATGGCTTATGGACATTTGAGCCAGAGTTAGTCAGAGAGACAGCAGAATTAGCGATCGCTCATATTAAACCATTAAACCCAGAACTAGCAGACAAATTAACTGCCTATAAAGATGCCATTAAGCCTAGTTTAGTGACACCAGAAGATTTGAGTGCAGTTGTTTCCCTTGTCGTTGATTACCTCCAGACTGGGCAGGAAAATTTACCCGTTCCCACAGCGCTACGTCAGCAAGTACTAGACAACAACTTGGTTTCTAATGAAATCCAAGCATTCTTGCGGATGGCACAATTAATAGATTTGGCAGATATTAATAACCCAATGGCTGCGGCGGAAGTCGTAGCCCTGTCCGAAACAGTAGGGCAATTATTAAATCTCCCTGCATGGCAAATTAAAAGATTGCGCCTAGCCGCTTTGTTGCACCGCATAGATCCTTTACAAAAAGCCGAAAGCGTTCTGGTGCCAGGTAGCTCTAGACGTTACCACGAAGAAGACTCCAATCGTCCCTTAAGCTGTCCCCTAGTACCCGGCGCACAAGTATTGCGAACCATGCCCAGGTTACGAGCAGTTGCTCAAATTATTACTCATCAAACTGAGTGGTGGGATGGTTCAGGAGAGCCAGCCGGTTTAGCTGGAGATGAAATTCCCCTAGAATCACGCATTTTAGCCTTAGTTGCAGACTTTCAATGGCGAGTCAATCAGAAAAAATCTCCCCAAATCAGCCGAGAGGAAATTTTTACTCAAGCTTTAGATGAGTGCAAACAACAATCAACCCGCTTTGACCCTAAACTTGTAGATACCCTAGCTTTGTTAGTCATGGGTTTGCAACAAGGATTAGACTTACCTTTAATAGAAACCAAAGTCAGTGCCGGAATGTGGCTAATTGATTCCCGTTGGGATAGTCACAGTAAGAGTAGTGAGGAGATTGGTAGTTACCCACAATGA
- a CDS encoding photosystem II high light acclimation radical SAM protein, translating to MAVNASTMENRILYVRLPCNPIFPIGVVYLSDHVHKQFSNIEQRIFDLGCVPPLDYAQALERCIDEFKPTLLVFSWRDIQIYAPVGGRGGNPLQNAFEFYYAKNPLIKLRGALGGLRIFIAYYVELWRNLGLIKRGLKRAQRYAKTARAVVGGGAVSVFYEQLGKSLPAGTIISVGEGETLLTKFLSGKEFRDERCYVVGEAQPRQRLIHEQPTPLEKTACNYDYIETIWPEFNYYLQGQDFYIGVQTKRGCPHNCCYCVYTVVEGKQVRINPADEVVAEIRQLYDRGIRNFWFTDAQFIPARKFIDDAAELLQKIVDSGMTDIHWAAYIRADNLTPELCELMAKTGMNYFEIGITSGSQELVRKMRMGYNLRTVLQNCRDLKAAGFNDLVSVNYSFNVIDERPETIRQTIAYHRELERIFGADKVEPAIFFIGLQPHTHLEEYAFKQGILKPGYNPMSLMPWTAKKLLWNPEPLGSFFGEVCLQAWQQNPNDFGREVMKILEEKLGCADLEAALSAPMEKNDKQLVGV from the coding sequence ATGGCAGTTAACGCAAGCACAATGGAAAATCGAATTCTTTACGTTCGCCTTCCCTGTAACCCCATCTTTCCCATTGGGGTTGTCTACCTTAGCGATCATGTCCACAAACAGTTTTCTAATATTGAGCAGCGTATCTTTGATTTGGGATGCGTACCACCTTTAGACTATGCTCAAGCCTTAGAGCGCTGTATCGATGAATTTAAGCCTACACTGCTAGTATTTTCTTGGCGAGATATCCAAATATATGCCCCAGTGGGCGGTCGTGGTGGCAACCCGTTACAAAACGCTTTTGAATTCTACTACGCGAAGAATCCGCTGATAAAATTACGCGGGGCTTTGGGTGGCTTGCGAATTTTCATTGCTTACTACGTAGAGTTATGGCGCAATCTGGGATTAATTAAACGTGGCTTAAAACGCGCCCAGAGGTATGCGAAAACTGCGCGTGCAGTTGTTGGTGGTGGTGCAGTTAGCGTATTTTACGAACAGTTGGGTAAAAGCTTACCTGCAGGCACAATTATCTCTGTAGGTGAAGGAGAAACCCTCTTAACTAAATTTTTAAGTGGTAAAGAGTTTCGTGATGAACGCTGCTATGTAGTCGGAGAAGCGCAACCAAGACAGCGCTTAATTCACGAACAACCCACACCGCTAGAAAAGACTGCTTGTAACTACGACTATATCGAAACCATCTGGCCAGAATTTAACTATTATCTCCAAGGGCAAGACTTTTATATTGGTGTCCAAACCAAACGCGGATGTCCTCATAACTGCTGTTATTGCGTCTACACCGTAGTTGAAGGCAAACAGGTACGCATTAACCCAGCCGATGAAGTAGTAGCCGAGATACGTCAATTATACGATCGCGGTATTCGCAACTTCTGGTTTACCGATGCCCAATTCATCCCCGCCAGAAAATTTATCGATGATGCAGCAGAACTGTTACAAAAAATCGTCGATTCTGGGATGACAGATATCCATTGGGCAGCATACATCAGAGCCGACAATCTCACACCCGAATTGTGCGAATTGATGGCGAAAACTGGGATGAATTACTTTGAAATTGGAATTACCAGTGGTTCTCAAGAACTCGTGCGGAAAATGCGGATGGGGTACAACCTGCGTACTGTCTTGCAAAACTGTCGCGATTTAAAAGCTGCTGGTTTCAATGACTTAGTTTCCGTCAACTACTCCTTTAACGTTATTGACGAACGTCCCGAAACCATCCGCCAAACCATCGCCTATCACCGTGAACTCGAACGCATTTTTGGCGCAGATAAAGTTGAACCAGCCATTTTCTTTATTGGACTACAACCTCACACCCATTTAGAAGAATATGCCTTTAAACAAGGTATTCTCAAACCTGGGTATAATCCTATGAGCTTAATGCCGTGGACAGCCAAAAAACTCCTGTGGAATCCAGAACCCTTGGGTTCATTTTTTGGTGAAGTCTGCTTGCAAGCTTGGCAACAAAACCCCAACGATTTTGGACGTGAAGTTATGAAAATCTTGGAAGAGAAATTGGGTTGTGCTGATTTAGAAGCAGCACTATCTGCGCCAATGGAGAAAAACGACAAACAATTAGTAGGTGTTTAA
- a CDS encoding DUF1830 domain-containing protein: MAQILDPLPPEQSGTILCCYVNATSKIQVARISNIPNWYFERVVFPGQRLVFAAPKEAQMEIHTGMMASAILSDTIPCVRLAINEDGTYELGSSSSVAIDSINKTSIVQPINTKTDDTTKPLTIAGLASVD, encoded by the coding sequence ATGGCTCAAATATTAGATCCACTACCACCTGAGCAATCGGGAACTATTCTCTGCTGCTACGTAAATGCCACGAGCAAAATCCAGGTTGCCCGCATCTCCAACATTCCTAATTGGTATTTTGAAAGGGTTGTTTTTCCTGGACAACGGCTCGTGTTTGCAGCCCCTAAAGAAGCTCAAATGGAGATTCATACAGGGATGATGGCAAGCGCAATATTATCGGATACTATTCCTTGTGTTCGCCTTGCAATTAATGAGGATGGTACTTATGAGTTGGGTAGCAGCTCATCAGTAGCAATAGACTCTATTAATAAAACATCAATAGTGCAGCCAATTAATACAAAAACTGACGATACAACAAAACCTTTAACAATCGCTGGTTTAGCTTCCGTTGATTAA
- a CDS encoding DUF4079 domain-containing protein, with product MNLPSFLWLWKIAAWSMGLSLLAYVMLATTGFWMFKARSSQNPPNIPFLNRGNAGMRSLHYTIGISMVGLVLLLLAIGIIGTLGHFGSLGHSSHLAAGLVVVGLVLLSAVSATQISPERPWVRTLHVGTNIILFIGFAWVSLTGWSVVQKYLP from the coding sequence ATGAATTTGCCTTCTTTTCTTTGGTTGTGGAAAATAGCGGCTTGGTCAATGGGGTTATCCTTGCTAGCATACGTGATGTTAGCGACCACCGGTTTTTGGATGTTTAAAGCGAGAAGTTCGCAAAATCCCCCTAATATACCTTTCTTAAATAGAGGAAATGCGGGGATGCGATCGCTCCACTATACAATAGGCATTAGTATGGTCGGTTTAGTGCTACTACTACTGGCGATTGGTATTATTGGCACGTTGGGCCATTTCGGTTCGCTAGGACATTCATCTCACTTGGCTGCTGGGTTGGTAGTAGTAGGATTAGTTTTGCTATCTGCTGTTAGTGCAACCCAAATTAGTCCCGAAAGACCTTGGGTGAGAACTTTACACGTAGGCACAAATATTATTCTGTTTATAGGTTTTGCTTGGGTATCACTCACAGGTTGGAGTGTCGTCCAAAAGTATTTACCTTAA
- a CDS encoding ATP-binding cassette domain-containing protein, with protein sequence MDNVTPKATLRLEQVNLFTKLKTQISSNHQGYPILQDMSFEVRAGERIVIVGPSGGGKTALLKLINRLIEPTNGKIFLENQEYRQIPIFQLRQVVTLVLQESKLLGMTVEQALAYPLVLRGLSKQTIQQRVSHWIEQLRIPSDWLGRTEVQLSAGQRQLVAIARALVIQPKILLLDEPTSALDVGTASHVIENLTQLATTHHITILMVNHQLELAQEFCTRLLHLQQGRLLANQPVSEIDWFNLRTSLMHAEAQASEEWG encoded by the coding sequence TTGGATAATGTCACCCCTAAAGCCACACTCAGGTTAGAGCAAGTCAATCTATTTACAAAGCTCAAAACCCAAATTTCCAGCAATCATCAAGGATACCCAATATTGCAGGATATGAGTTTCGAGGTACGCGCTGGAGAACGGATTGTGATTGTCGGCCCATCAGGCGGAGGAAAAACAGCCTTACTCAAGCTGATAAACCGCCTGATTGAGCCGACTAATGGCAAAATATTTCTGGAAAATCAGGAATATCGCCAAATTCCTATATTCCAGTTACGCCAGGTAGTGACACTGGTATTGCAAGAGTCTAAGCTTTTAGGGATGACAGTTGAGCAAGCTTTAGCTTATCCACTAGTTTTGCGTGGTTTATCCAAACAGACAATTCAGCAACGAGTAAGTCATTGGATAGAACAACTGCGTATCCCTAGTGATTGGTTGGGAAGGACGGAAGTGCAACTTTCTGCTGGACAACGACAGCTAGTAGCGATCGCACGTGCTTTAGTTATCCAACCAAAAATCTTATTATTAGATGAGCCAACCTCTGCCTTGGATGTTGGTACAGCGTCTCATGTTATAGAAAATTTAACCCAGCTGGCTACCACTCATCACATCACAATTCTGATGGTAAATCACCAGCTAGAACTAGCACAGGAATTTTGCACCCGACTTTTACACCTACAACAAGGTCGGTTGTTGGCAAATCAACCAGTGTCTGAAATAGACTGGTTCAACTTACGCACCAGCTTGATGCACGCAGAAGCTCAAGCCTCTGAAGAATGGGGTTGA
- a CDS encoding response regulator transcription factor: protein MGSVCIEIVEGNPHLRSLLGWHLQQLEYRVHQAASIYQAREVFLNQQPTLVILDADLPDGDGIEFCRWLHRQQQPLILMLSARSNESDIVAGLKAGADDYLSKPFGMQEFLARVEALIRRNRTPVAPAYLDYGSLQIDLVQRRVRFQGEFIDLTPQEFSLLYVLAQAGGVPLSRSELLRRAWPDAIDNPRTIDTHVLSLRKKVELDPRQPSLIQTIRNVGYRFNMEILNSNIPNSPAKLAKERFSNQRSTLSTQRV from the coding sequence GTGGGTTCGGTTTGTATTGAAATCGTTGAGGGGAATCCCCATCTCAGGTCGTTGCTAGGTTGGCACTTACAACAGTTGGAATATCGAGTACACCAAGCCGCCAGCATTTATCAAGCAAGGGAAGTGTTTTTAAACCAGCAACCAACATTGGTAATTCTGGATGCTGATTTACCTGATGGTGATGGCATTGAGTTTTGCCGTTGGTTGCATCGTCAACAACAACCTTTAATTTTAATGCTATCTGCTCGTAGTAATGAATCTGATATTGTCGCTGGTTTGAAGGCGGGAGCAGATGATTACCTGAGTAAACCTTTTGGAATGCAAGAGTTTCTCGCCAGAGTAGAAGCACTAATTCGCCGCAACCGCACACCAGTAGCACCAGCTTATCTGGATTACGGTTCGCTGCAAATTGATTTAGTGCAACGCCGGGTGAGATTTCAAGGGGAGTTTATTGACTTAACACCCCAAGAATTTAGTTTATTATACGTTTTAGCCCAAGCGGGAGGAGTACCTCTTTCTAGATCCGAGTTACTACGTCGTGCTTGGCCTGACGCTATTGACAATCCCCGAACTATTGATACTCATGTTTTATCGCTGCGGAAAAAAGTTGAACTAGATCCTCGCCAACCTAGTTTAATTCAAACCATCCGCAATGTGGGATACCGATTTAACATGGAAATTTTGAATTCCAATATTCCCAACTCACCAGCAAAGTTAGCTAAAGAGAGATTTAGCAATCAGCGTTCAACCCTTAGTACTCAACGTGTATAG
- a CDS encoding DUF6761 family protein: protein MLQDTQTIRYYQRLTDAFVELWNRGYRMDDMRMYLDGYLAALRHGNAIEPYLIHRLEEEASRYLYDASNFAMTQPEPEPQHDYY from the coding sequence ATGCTCCAAGACACACAAACCATCCGCTATTACCAAAGACTGACCGACGCCTTCGTCGAGCTATGGAATCGTGGTTATCGCATGGATGATATGCGGATGTATTTGGATGGATATCTCGCCGCTCTGCGGCACGGCAACGCAATCGAGCCTTATCTGATTCATCGTTTAGAAGAGGAAGCAAGCCGCTACCTTTACGACGCATCAAACTTTGCAATGACTCAACCAGAACCGGAACCACAACACGATTACTATTAA
- a CDS encoding NB-ARC domain-containing protein, whose amino-acid sequence MTAVELTFEQAMLVLDRVLQTKHLSNIQELVLRLCWKGYTYAEIAESSGYDDDYIRDVGFRLWQTLSKALGENIAKSNVKTVLRRYYANFVPAESAGSNTTAFPNAKPQRRQDWGEAIDVSIFYGRKAEQALLEKWIIQEKCRLVMLLGMGGIGKTALSVKVAEQLQSKFDFVIWRSLRNRPPISTLLRDLILFLSQETEVNLPETTDGQISCLIKYLRSQHCLILLDNIESIFQEGETAGHYSPGYEGYGQLLRRVGDEVHQSCLIFTTRETPSGFTAREGDTLPVRSLQLTGLPQLESQQILSSKGLVNSVAETKQLIQSYTGNPLALKIAATTIQSLFDGDISQFLQQGPVVFGDIWVILEQQFHRLSANEKQVMYSLALKQTWVTLTELQQDVVPKISEGELLEALLSLQRRSLLEQQSGRYSQQPVVMEYVTDNLMGQVCCVLS is encoded by the coding sequence GTGACAGCCGTAGAATTAACTTTCGAGCAAGCAATGCTGGTATTAGACAGAGTGTTGCAGACAAAGCATTTAAGTAACATTCAAGAGTTAGTATTGCGATTGTGCTGGAAAGGATATACCTATGCAGAAATTGCTGAAAGCTCAGGTTATGACGATGATTACATCCGAGATGTAGGCTTTCGGTTATGGCAGACACTTTCAAAAGCACTGGGAGAAAACATCGCTAAAAGTAACGTTAAAACAGTGCTGCGAAGGTATTATGCCAACTTTGTACCAGCAGAATCAGCAGGATCTAACACTACAGCATTTCCCAATGCGAAACCCCAGCGCCGTCAAGATTGGGGAGAAGCGATAGATGTTTCAATTTTTTATGGACGCAAAGCAGAACAAGCATTACTGGAAAAGTGGATTATCCAAGAAAAATGCCGCTTAGTAATGCTGCTAGGAATGGGGGGAATAGGTAAAACAGCTTTGTCTGTGAAGGTAGCAGAACAGTTACAGAGTAAGTTTGATTTTGTAATTTGGCGTAGTCTCCGTAATCGCCCACCGATTTCTACTCTCCTGCGGGATTTAATTCTGTTTCTCTCGCAAGAGACAGAAGTAAATTTACCAGAAACCACAGATGGTCAAATTTCGTGTTTGATTAAGTATTTACGTTCCCAACACTGCTTGATTTTGCTGGATAATATCGAATCGATTTTTCAGGAAGGGGAAACCGCAGGACATTATTCCCCAGGATATGAGGGATATGGTCAACTTTTGCGCCGTGTGGGAGACGAAGTACATCAAAGTTGTTTGATATTTACTACTAGGGAGACTCCCAGCGGGTTTACAGCAAGGGAAGGTGACACTTTGCCAGTGCGATCGCTTCAATTAACTGGATTACCACAATTAGAATCGCAGCAAATCCTCTCAAGTAAAGGATTAGTCAATTCAGTAGCCGAAACTAAGCAGCTAATTCAATCTTATACAGGTAATCCTTTAGCATTGAAAATTGCTGCAACAACGATCCAGAGCTTATTTGATGGCGATATTTCCCAATTTTTACAGCAAGGGCCAGTTGTTTTCGGTGACATTTGGGTAATTTTAGAGCAACAGTTTCACCGCCTGTCTGCTAACGAAAAGCAAGTCATGTACTCCCTAGCACTCAAACAAACCTGGGTAACGCTAACGGAATTACAACAAGATGTTGTACCGAAAATTTCTGAAGGAGAATTATTAGAAGCACTTTTGTCTTTACAAAGGCGATCGCTTCTCGAACAGCAATCAGGACGCTATAGCCAACAGCCTGTAGTTATGGAATACGTAACTGACAACCTGATGGGGCAGGTTTGCTGTGTGCTAAGTTGA
- a CDS encoding 6-pyruvoyl trahydropterin synthase family protein: MPEWKLVTEFTFDSAHYIKDYDGPCGRMHGHTYKVRMEAKSSQLHSSEFCPHPVMVADFRTLRWAKQDVTKGGLDHCVLNEVLPPEYETTAEMIAKYIYDRTKQQLPPNVELKVRVSETANSWVEYQE; encoded by the coding sequence ATGCCCGAATGGAAACTAGTAACAGAATTTACATTTGATAGCGCTCACTACATCAAAGATTACGATGGCCCTTGTGGCCGGATGCATGGGCATACCTATAAAGTCAGAATGGAGGCAAAATCATCACAACTTCACTCTTCAGAATTTTGTCCACATCCGGTTATGGTGGCTGACTTTAGAACTTTGCGTTGGGCGAAACAAGACGTAACTAAAGGAGGACTCGACCACTGCGTGCTTAATGAAGTCTTACCCCCAGAATATGAAACCACTGCTGAGATGATTGCCAAGTATATTTATGACCGAACTAAGCAGCAGTTACCGCCAAATGTAGAACTCAAAGTAAGGGTTTCAGAAACAGCAAATAGCTGGGTTGAGTATCAAGAATAA